One genomic region from Microcella humidisoli encodes:
- a CDS encoding NUDIX domain-containing protein, which yields MSEAAAGLDDADRLADEAFGVEVLQSDVAFAGVVWDIRRERFAYGESALTREFMEHPGAVAVLAVDADDRVLSIQQYRHPIQMRNWELPAGLLDVEGEPPLEAAQRELAEEADLVAADWQPLITLHTSPGGSDEVIHVFRATGLSASPAPFDRGAEEADIVLRWVALDEAVDAVLAGRVHNGIFMAAVLAEHARRSRG from the coding sequence GTGAGCGAGGCGGCTGCGGGGCTCGACGACGCTGACCGTCTCGCCGACGAGGCCTTCGGGGTCGAGGTGCTGCAGAGCGACGTGGCCTTTGCGGGCGTCGTGTGGGACATCCGGCGCGAGCGCTTCGCCTACGGCGAGAGCGCCCTCACGCGCGAGTTCATGGAGCACCCCGGTGCGGTGGCCGTGCTGGCCGTGGACGCCGATGATCGTGTGCTCAGCATCCAGCAGTACCGGCACCCCATCCAGATGCGCAACTGGGAGCTGCCCGCGGGCCTGCTCGACGTCGAGGGCGAGCCGCCGCTCGAGGCCGCCCAGCGCGAGCTGGCCGAAGAGGCCGACCTCGTCGCCGCCGACTGGCAGCCGCTCATCACCCTGCACACCTCGCCGGGCGGGTCGGATGAGGTGATCCACGTCTTCCGCGCGACGGGGCTGTCGGCGTCGCCCGCGCCCTTCGACCGCGGGGCGGAGGAGGCCGACATCGTGCTGCGCTGGGTCGCGCTCGACGAGGCGGTGGATGCCGTGCTCGCCGGTCGCGTGCACAACGGCATCTTCATGGCCGCCGTGCTGGCCGAGCACGCGCGGCGCTCGCGGGGCTGA
- a CDS encoding CTP synthase, with protein sequence MADTSDSGSTGRITKHIFVTGGVVSSLGKGLTAASLGNLLTARGLRVVMQKLDPYLNVDPGTMNPFQHGEVFVTDDGAETDLDIGHYERFLDINLDQAANVTTGQIYSQVIARERRGEYLGDTVQVIPHITDEIKRRMRLQAQDEQQPDVIITEIGGTVGDIESQPFIEAARQVRHELSRRNVFFVHVSLVPFMGASGEQKTKPTQHSVAALRSIGIQPDALVLRSDRPVSSANRRKIALMCDVDEAAVVNAVDVPSIYDIPSMLHSQGLDSYIMDQLDLHAGEVQWDRWKDLLTAVHEPKREVTIGLVGKYIDLPDAYLSVTEALRAGGFAHQAKVLIRWIASDECETPEGAAKNLADLDGICVPGGFGVRGIEGKLGALRFARENRIPVLGLCLGLQCMVIEYARDVAGLPTASSTEFDPETEFPVIATMAEQVDIIAGGDLGGTMRLGLYEASLAPGSIVEELYGAPVSHERHRHRYEVNNAYREQIAAAGLVFSGTSPDGTLVEYVELPRDVHPFYVATQAHPELRSRPTNAHPLFRGLVDAAIERQRASKLFDDETGEVEMVAAAVSGTEAGSPE encoded by the coding sequence GTGGCGGACACTTCAGATTCTGGTTCAACCGGTCGTATCACCAAGCACATCTTCGTGACCGGAGGTGTCGTCTCGTCTCTGGGCAAGGGCCTCACCGCCGCGAGCCTCGGCAACCTGCTGACCGCGCGCGGGTTGCGCGTCGTCATGCAGAAGCTCGACCCGTACCTCAACGTCGACCCGGGCACCATGAACCCGTTCCAGCACGGCGAGGTCTTCGTGACCGACGACGGCGCCGAGACCGACCTCGACATCGGGCACTACGAGCGCTTTCTCGACATCAACCTCGACCAGGCCGCCAACGTCACGACCGGACAGATCTACTCGCAGGTGATCGCGCGCGAGCGCCGCGGCGAGTACCTCGGCGACACCGTGCAGGTGATTCCGCACATCACTGACGAGATCAAGCGCCGCATGCGGCTGCAGGCGCAAGACGAGCAGCAGCCCGACGTGATCATCACCGAGATCGGCGGCACGGTCGGCGACATCGAGTCGCAGCCGTTCATCGAGGCCGCGCGCCAGGTGCGCCACGAGCTCAGCCGCCGCAACGTCTTCTTCGTGCACGTGAGCCTCGTGCCGTTCATGGGCGCGAGCGGCGAGCAGAAGACCAAGCCGACGCAGCACTCGGTCGCGGCGCTGCGGTCGATCGGTATTCAGCCCGACGCCCTCGTGCTGCGCAGCGACCGGCCCGTCTCGAGCGCTAACCGCCGCAAGATCGCGCTCATGTGCGACGTCGACGAGGCCGCCGTCGTCAACGCGGTGGATGTTCCCTCGATCTACGACATCCCCTCGATGCTGCACAGCCAGGGCCTCGACAGCTACATCATGGACCAGCTCGACCTGCACGCCGGCGAGGTGCAGTGGGATCGTTGGAAAGACCTGCTCACGGCCGTGCACGAGCCCAAGCGCGAGGTCACGATCGGCCTCGTGGGCAAGTACATCGACCTGCCCGACGCCTACCTGAGCGTGACCGAGGCCCTGCGCGCCGGCGGCTTCGCCCACCAGGCGAAGGTGCTCATCCGCTGGATCGCGAGCGACGAGTGCGAGACGCCCGAGGGCGCGGCCAAGAACCTGGCCGACCTCGACGGCATCTGCGTGCCGGGCGGCTTCGGCGTGCGCGGTATCGAGGGCAAGCTCGGCGCTCTGCGCTTCGCGCGCGAGAACCGCATCCCCGTGCTCGGCCTGTGCCTCGGGCTGCAGTGCATGGTCATCGAGTACGCGCGCGACGTCGCGGGCCTGCCCACAGCATCCAGCACCGAGTTCGACCCGGAGACCGAGTTCCCCGTCATCGCGACGATGGCCGAGCAGGTCGACATCATCGCCGGGGGCGACCTCGGCGGCACGATGCGCCTCGGGCTGTACGAAGCGTCGCTCGCGCCCGGATCGATCGTCGAAGAGCTCTACGGCGCGCCCGTCTCGCACGAGCGCCACCGACACCGGTACGAGGTGAACAACGCCTACCGCGAGCAGATCGCGGCGGCCGGCCTCGTCTTCTCGGGCACGAGCCCCGACGGCACGCTCGTCGAATACGTCGAGCTGCCGCGCGACGTGCACCCGTTCTACGTGGCCACGCAGGCGCACCCCGAGCTGCGGTCGCGGCCGACGAACGCGCACCCGCTGTTCCGCGGGCTCGTGGATGCGGCGATCGAGCGCCAGCGCGCCTCGAAGCTGTTCGACGACGAGACCGGCGAGGTCGAGATGGTCGCCGCTGCGGTTTCCGGCACTGAGGCGGGCTCGCCCGAGTGA
- the recN gene encoding DNA repair protein RecN, with amino-acid sequence MIEEISIRHLGVIGEARLPLGPGFTALTGETGAGKTMVVTALGLLLGDRADTGAIRSGSGQALVEGHWHVDEHGAVAERVRDAGGDLDGGALILSRSISQEGRSRAVVGGRSTPVGVLNEIGQQLVVVHGQSDQIRLKSATAQREALDRFAGPELASVLGDYQEVFRRWNDAQAELDVLVAERDRRAREAEDLRLAMTEIEAAAPRRGEDVELAERADRLTNIEDLRLAAAQAHELISSESLDEARDALSLLDSARRTIDRVSGHDPELVPIAEAIANAGFVVGELATQLSSYLASLDSDGGRELETVQERRAELAVLMRKYGPSLDEVIDYLDSGSGRLMELDHDTDRIESLRAEVDADRARVMMLADRLSDLRRVAGIRLSERVTGELAALAMGSARITVEVTHREEYTASGRDVVAILLQPHPGAEPRPLGRGASGGELSRVMLALEVVIAATDPVPTFIFDEVDAGVGGASAIEIGRRLARLAQTAQVIVVTHLAQVAAFATNHLRVVKDSDGHVTASSVQQLQGDERIAEMARLLSGLPDSESGLTHARELIETARELVG; translated from the coding sequence GTGATCGAGGAGATCTCCATCCGTCATCTCGGGGTCATCGGCGAGGCGCGCCTGCCGCTCGGGCCGGGCTTCACCGCGCTCACGGGTGAGACGGGCGCGGGCAAGACCATGGTCGTCACGGCGCTCGGCCTGCTGCTCGGCGACCGCGCCGACACCGGGGCGATCCGCTCGGGCTCGGGCCAGGCGCTCGTCGAAGGCCACTGGCACGTCGACGAGCACGGCGCGGTGGCCGAGCGCGTGCGCGACGCCGGAGGAGACCTCGATGGCGGTGCGCTCATCCTCAGCCGCTCGATTTCGCAGGAGGGCCGCTCGCGCGCGGTCGTCGGCGGGCGTTCGACGCCCGTCGGCGTGCTCAACGAGATCGGCCAGCAGCTCGTCGTTGTGCACGGGCAGAGCGACCAGATCCGCCTCAAGTCGGCGACGGCGCAGCGCGAGGCGCTCGACCGCTTCGCCGGCCCCGAGCTCGCGAGCGTGCTCGGCGACTACCAGGAGGTCTTCCGGCGCTGGAACGACGCCCAGGCCGAGCTCGACGTGCTCGTCGCCGAGCGCGACCGCCGCGCGCGTGAGGCGGAGGACTTGCGCCTCGCGATGACCGAGATCGAGGCTGCCGCCCCGCGTCGGGGGGAGGACGTCGAGCTCGCCGAGCGCGCCGACCGCCTCACCAACATCGAAGACCTGCGGCTCGCCGCCGCACAGGCCCATGAACTCATCTCGAGCGAGAGCCTCGATGAGGCGCGGGATGCCCTCTCGCTGCTCGACAGCGCGCGACGCACGATCGACCGCGTGTCGGGGCACGACCCCGAGCTCGTGCCGATCGCCGAGGCCATCGCCAATGCGGGTTTCGTCGTGGGCGAGCTCGCCACGCAGCTCTCGTCCTACCTCGCCTCGCTCGACAGCGACGGTGGGCGCGAGCTCGAGACCGTGCAAGAGCGGCGGGCCGAGCTCGCCGTGCTCATGCGCAAGTACGGCCCCTCGCTCGACGAGGTCATCGACTACCTCGACTCGGGCAGCGGTCGGCTCATGGAGCTCGACCACGACACCGACCGCATCGAGTCGCTGCGCGCTGAGGTCGACGCCGATCGAGCCCGCGTCATGATGCTCGCCGACCGGCTGAGCGACCTGCGGCGCGTGGCGGGCATCCGTCTGTCGGAGCGCGTGACGGGCGAGCTCGCCGCGCTCGCGATGGGCTCGGCGCGCATCACGGTCGAGGTCACCCATCGCGAGGAGTACACGGCGAGCGGCCGTGATGTCGTCGCCATCCTGCTGCAGCCGCACCCGGGCGCCGAGCCGCGCCCGCTCGGCCGTGGTGCGTCGGGCGGCGAGCTCTCGCGGGTCATGCTCGCGCTCGAGGTCGTCATCGCGGCGACCGACCCCGTGCCGACGTTCATCTTCGACGAGGTGGATGCCGGCGTCGGCGGTGCGAGCGCCATCGAGATCGGGCGGCGCCTGGCGCGCCTCGCGCAGACCGCTCAGGTCATCGTCGTCACGCACCTCGCGCAGGTCGCCGCGTTCGCGACGAACCACTTGCGCGTCGTGAAAGACAGCGACGGGCACGTGACCGCATCGAGCGTGCAGCAGCTGCAGGGCGATGAGCGCATCGCCGAGATGGCGCGGCTGCTGAGCGGCCTGCCCGACAGCGAGTCGGGCCTGACGCACGCGCGCGAGCTCATCGAGACGGCGCGCGAGCTCGTCGGCTGA
- a CDS encoding TlyA family RNA methyltransferase, whose product MPLAPEPGNPAPSAREERAGAAPLRRLDLELVERGLARSRTAARAAIEAGRVSVGGRAIVKPAHPVAETAAIDVDGDDRYVSRAALKLVAALDASGIDARGMLALDLGASTGGFTQVLLERGARQVIALDVGHGQLAPELRADPRVVVVEGENARTLSAERLSAVSGIAERPDLVVGDLSFISLTLVLPAIVATVGAGVPVVLLIKPQFEAGRQGIREGIVRDAAVREDAIMAVLWAAGDVGLHASDLLSSPIVGTGGNHEYLVVFRPGVGVHPTEWRARAAELALAHVPDSRQKGSS is encoded by the coding sequence ATGCCGCTCGCGCCCGAGCCGGGGAATCCCGCGCCGAGCGCGCGGGAGGAGCGCGCGGGTGCTGCGCCGCTGCGGCGCCTCGACCTCGAGCTCGTGGAGCGCGGCCTTGCACGCTCGCGCACCGCAGCCCGCGCGGCCATCGAGGCCGGGCGCGTGAGTGTCGGGGGGCGCGCGATCGTGAAGCCCGCGCATCCCGTGGCCGAGACCGCGGCGATCGATGTCGACGGCGACGACCGCTACGTCAGCCGCGCGGCGCTCAAGCTCGTCGCCGCCCTCGACGCGAGCGGCATCGATGCGCGGGGGATGCTCGCGCTCGATCTCGGCGCCTCGACGGGCGGCTTCACCCAGGTGCTGCTCGAGCGCGGCGCCCGGCAGGTCATCGCGCTCGATGTCGGGCACGGACAGCTCGCGCCCGAGCTGCGCGCCGATCCCCGCGTGGTGGTCGTCGAAGGCGAGAACGCGCGCACGCTCAGCGCCGAGCGGCTCAGCGCCGTCAGCGGGATTGCCGAGCGCCCCGACCTCGTCGTGGGTGACCTCAGCTTCATCTCCCTCACGCTCGTGCTGCCGGCGATCGTGGCCACCGTCGGCGCCGGGGTGCCGGTCGTGCTGCTGATCAAGCCGCAGTTCGAGGCGGGTCGGCAGGGTATCCGCGAAGGCATCGTGCGCGATGCCGCCGTGCGCGAGGACGCGATCATGGCGGTGCTGTGGGCGGCGGGCGATGTCGGGCTGCACGCGAGCGATCTGCTCTCCTCCCCGATCGTGGGCACGGGGGGCAACCACGAGTATCTCGTCGTCTTCCGGCCGGGTGTCGGGGTGCATCCGACAGAATGGAGGGCGCGCGCCGCCGAGCTGGCGCTCGCGCACGTTCCCGACAGCAGGCAGAAGGGGTCATCGTGA
- a CDS encoding NAD kinase, which translates to MTDRRILVVAHTGRPESLSAAVDVVRLLRSAGVLPVVDAESRDDLVEATGEGELLVLGQTAEVGELELVIVLGGDGTILRAAELARGGSAPLLGINLGHVGFLAESERDDLASAVGRALERDYLVEERMTLAVRVKLGAEVIYETWALNEATVEKASRERMLEVVIEVDGRPLSSFGCDGVVMSTPTGSTAYAFSAGGPIVWPSLDALLLVPLSAHALFARPLVVGPNSSLAVEVLDRTQGVGVLWCDGRRAVDLPRGARVVARRSPTPVRLARLHPGPFTDRLVNKFALPVHGWRGPIDEEGRGA; encoded by the coding sequence GTGACCGACCGCCGCATTCTCGTGGTCGCCCACACCGGGCGGCCCGAGTCGTTGAGCGCCGCCGTCGATGTCGTGCGCTTGCTGCGGTCGGCGGGGGTGCTGCCCGTGGTCGACGCCGAGTCGCGCGACGACCTTGTCGAGGCGACCGGCGAGGGCGAGCTGCTCGTGCTCGGGCAGACCGCCGAGGTGGGTGAGCTCGAGCTCGTGATCGTGCTCGGCGGCGACGGCACCATTCTGCGCGCGGCCGAGCTCGCCCGTGGCGGGTCGGCGCCCCTGCTCGGCATCAATCTCGGGCACGTGGGCTTCCTCGCCGAGAGCGAGCGCGACGACCTCGCCTCGGCGGTCGGCCGGGCCCTCGAGCGCGACTACCTCGTCGAAGAGCGCATGACCCTCGCCGTGCGGGTCAAGCTCGGCGCCGAGGTCATCTACGAGACGTGGGCGCTCAACGAGGCGACGGTCGAGAAGGCGAGCCGCGAGCGCATGCTCGAGGTCGTGATCGAGGTCGACGGCCGCCCGCTGTCGAGCTTCGGCTGCGACGGCGTCGTCATGTCGACACCGACCGGATCGACCGCCTACGCCTTCTCGGCGGGCGGCCCGATCGTGTGGCCGAGCCTCGACGCTCTGCTGCTCGTGCCGCTCAGCGCGCACGCCCTCTTCGCGCGCCCGCTCGTCGTCGGCCCCAACAGCTCGCTCGCGGTCGAGGTGCTCGACCGCACGCAGGGTGTCGGCGTGCTGTGGTGCGACGGCCGTCGCGCCGTCGACCTGCCGCGCGGTGCACGCGTCGTCGCGCGCCGATCGCCGACGCCCGTGCGGCTCGCCCGCCTGCATCCCGGCCCGTTCACCGACCGGCTGGTCAACAAGTTCGCCCTGCCGGTGCACGGCTGGCGGGGCCCCATCGACGAGGAGGGCCGCGGCGCGTGA